Proteins co-encoded in one Nonomuraea helvata genomic window:
- a CDS encoding helix-turn-helix domain-containing protein codes for MGPRPRRADAQRNYDQLLAAAAQVFAERGTDAPLDDVARRAGVGNATMYRHFPTRTDLLVAVYADEVAHLCTSGQTLLTTGSPGEALHEWLRLFMDHVTTKRDLALSVTDDQSCSALVAEWHASMLATASALLDAAKQAGAAGADLDVRDLLTLVKGIALAALDGVQADRLLRLIDYGASPGPSALPEPSTDMGRV; via the coding sequence ATGGGACCACGTCCTCGCCGGGCGGATGCGCAGCGCAACTACGACCAGCTGCTGGCCGCGGCCGCGCAGGTCTTCGCCGAACGCGGCACCGACGCGCCGCTCGACGACGTGGCCCGCCGCGCCGGGGTCGGCAACGCCACCATGTACCGGCATTTCCCCACCCGTACGGACCTGCTGGTCGCCGTCTACGCCGACGAGGTCGCCCACCTGTGCACGAGCGGCCAGACCCTGCTGACCACCGGGTCACCCGGCGAGGCGCTCCACGAATGGCTGCGGCTCTTCATGGACCACGTCACCACGAAACGCGACCTGGCCCTGTCGGTCACCGACGACCAGAGCTGCTCCGCGCTGGTGGCGGAGTGGCACGCCTCCATGCTCGCCACCGCCTCGGCCCTGCTGGACGCGGCGAAACAGGCGGGCGCCGCCGGCGCCGACCTCGACGTGCGCGATCTGCTGACCCTGGTCAAAGGCATCGCCCTGGCCGCCTTGGACGGCGTGCAGGCCGACCGCCTGCTGCGCCTGATCGATTACGGCGCCTCGCCCGGTCCGTCCGCGCTCCCGGAGCCGAGCACGGACATGGGCCGGGTCTGA
- a CDS encoding ester cyclase: protein MTTAGDVHRRIIELYKAGRWEEGLAFIDPDVVDHRGGTDGDHHGLAAWKDKWERAFSGGTGFHDMSVTVEQNISTDDLSANVYLSSGTHTASGRRYEVRGIDMIRVRDGRIVEHWAIRDAVAMRHQLGLDQ, encoded by the coding sequence ATGACGACGGCCGGGGACGTACATCGGCGCATCATCGAGCTCTACAAGGCTGGGCGGTGGGAGGAGGGGCTGGCGTTCATCGACCCCGACGTGGTCGACCACCGGGGCGGGACGGACGGCGACCACCACGGGCTGGCTGCCTGGAAGGACAAGTGGGAGCGGGCCTTCTCCGGGGGGACGGGCTTTCACGACATGTCCGTCACAGTGGAGCAGAACATCTCGACCGACGACCTGTCGGCGAACGTCTACCTCAGCAGCGGCACCCACACGGCCTCGGGCCGCCGGTACGAGGTGCGGGGCATCGACATGATCCGCGTACGGGACGGAAGGATCGTCGAGCACTGGGCCATCAGGGACGCGGTGGCCATGCGCCACCAGCTCGGCCTGGATCAGTAG
- a CDS encoding TetR/AcrR family transcriptional regulator — translation MSAEVGLRERKKVRTRRALVEAAIRLFDEKGFERTTVDEIAAAVEVSARTFFTYFGSKEDVLFLQAEDRVEQLIEALADRRPDEPLGELLPRLFDLLVQGFADDDELDIALSTARARLLFSEPALRARGMSLMFDRQPRFAEALHRAYPDQLDLISAAAVVGGFWGATGVAGLVAQERGDSPEEILAAGRRAVEVIVRGVDPTG, via the coding sequence ATGTCTGCTGAAGTGGGACTTCGCGAGCGCAAGAAGGTGCGGACACGCCGTGCGTTGGTGGAGGCGGCGATTCGGCTGTTCGACGAGAAGGGATTCGAGCGGACCACGGTCGACGAGATCGCCGCCGCGGTCGAGGTGTCGGCCCGGACCTTCTTCACGTACTTCGGCAGCAAGGAGGACGTGCTCTTCCTGCAGGCGGAGGACCGGGTCGAGCAGCTCATCGAGGCGCTGGCCGATCGCAGGCCCGACGAGCCGCTGGGCGAGTTGCTGCCACGGCTCTTCGATCTGCTCGTGCAGGGATTCGCCGACGACGACGAGCTGGACATCGCGTTGTCCACGGCGCGCGCCCGGCTACTCTTCTCCGAGCCCGCCCTGCGGGCGCGGGGGATGTCGCTGATGTTCGACCGGCAGCCGCGCTTCGCCGAGGCATTGCACCGGGCCTACCCCGACCAGCTCGACCTGATCTCGGCGGCCGCCGTGGTCGGCGGCTTCTGGGGCGCCACAGGCGTGGCCGGTCTCGTCGCCCAAGAGCGCGGCGACTCTCCCGAGGAGATCCTGGCGGCGGGCCGGCGGGCCGTCGAGGTCATCGTGCGTGGGGTGGACCCGACCGGATGA
- a CDS encoding cytochrome P450, translating to MTEPLPGLPTDRPHPFDPPAALRPIRDQGPLHRMTYADGRPGWLVTGYAEARTVLDDPRFSNSFDSGFSPPIAELAVAKAPEAVLPPGFFLALDDPEHARFRKLLTGQFTTRRMQALEPRIIEIVEARLDEMARTGPPVDLVAAFARPIPSMVICELLGVPYGDRDRFLEDADTMVDLERTAGERAAAVGRVMGYLAELVGRKHAEPADDVLGGLVAGGELTDAELAGVGTFLLVAGHDTTANMLGLGSFLLLQNPAQAALLREDPALADRAVEELLRYLTIAHIGPIRVATDDVPMSGHTIRAGETVTISLPVVHRDPDRFADPDRLDLTRDGGGHLAFGHGIHQCLGQQLARVELRVAYPALLRRFPGLRLAVPPEQVPLRPRATLYGVNRLPVTW from the coding sequence ATGACCGAGCCCCTGCCGGGCCTGCCGACCGACCGGCCCCATCCCTTCGACCCGCCCGCCGCGCTGCGACCGATACGCGACCAGGGTCCGCTGCACCGCATGACCTACGCCGACGGCCGCCCCGGCTGGCTCGTCACCGGCTACGCCGAAGCCCGTACGGTGCTGGACGACCCCCGCTTCAGCAACAGCTTCGACTCCGGCTTCAGCCCGCCCATCGCCGAGCTGGCGGTGGCGAAGGCACCGGAAGCGGTGCTGCCGCCAGGGTTCTTCCTGGCGCTGGACGATCCCGAGCACGCCCGCTTCCGCAAGCTCCTCACCGGCCAGTTCACCACTCGGCGCATGCAGGCGCTCGAACCGCGCATCATCGAGATCGTCGAGGCGCGGCTGGACGAGATGGCCCGCACCGGCCCGCCGGTCGACCTCGTGGCGGCCTTCGCGCGGCCCATCCCGTCCATGGTCATCTGCGAGCTGCTCGGGGTGCCGTACGGCGATCGGGACCGGTTCCTGGAAGACGCCGACACCATGGTGGACCTCGAGCGCACCGCCGGGGAGCGGGCCGCCGCCGTCGGGCGCGTCATGGGCTACCTCGCCGAACTGGTCGGGCGCAAGCACGCGGAACCGGCCGACGATGTGCTGGGCGGGCTGGTCGCGGGCGGCGAGCTCACCGACGCCGAACTGGCCGGCGTCGGCACGTTCCTGCTGGTCGCCGGCCACGACACCACCGCGAACATGCTGGGCCTGGGCTCCTTCCTGCTCCTCCAGAACCCCGCACAGGCCGCCCTCCTCCGGGAGGACCCGGCTCTCGCCGACCGGGCGGTCGAGGAGCTGCTGCGCTATCTCACGATCGCCCACATCGGCCCCATCCGCGTCGCCACGGACGACGTGCCGATGTCCGGCCACACCATCCGCGCGGGCGAGACCGTGACGATCTCCCTGCCGGTCGTCCACCGCGACCCCGACCGCTTCGCCGACCCCGACCGTCTGGACCTCACCCGGGACGGCGGCGGCCACCTGGCCTTCGGCCACGGCATCCACCAGTGCCTCGGCCAGCAGCTGGCCCGCGTCGAACTGCGGGTCGCGTACCCGGCCCTGCTGCGCCGCTTCCCCGGCCTGCGCCTGGCCGTGCCGCCCGAGCAGGTGCCGCTGCGACCGCGAGCCACGCTCTACGGCGTCAACCGGCTCCCGGTCACCTGGTGA